One genomic segment of Coffea arabica cultivar ET-39 chromosome 6e, Coffea Arabica ET-39 HiFi, whole genome shotgun sequence includes these proteins:
- the LOC140009820 gene encoding uncharacterized protein, translating into MDGLLKKNLQETQDRMKFYADQNKSERTFGLGDWVYLRLQLYRQMSVELRGNTKLSARYFGPYQVVQKVGQVAYKLKLPEGSKIHLVFHVSLLKRKVGENATPVLQLQNLDGKGHLRVKPTAILDHRIIKMRNAAAVQWLIHWWGTTLAEAT; encoded by the coding sequence ATGGATGGATTACTCAAGAAGAACTTACAGGAGACTCAGGATAGGATGAAGTTTTATGCTGATCAGAACAAAAGTGAGAGGACATTTGGTCTAGGAGACTGGGTCTACTTGAGGCTACAACTATATAGGCAAATGTCTGTGGAATTAAGGGGCAACACCAAGCTGTCTGCTAGGTACTTTGGTCCATATCAAGTGGTTCAGAAGGTAGGACAGGTTGCATATAAGTTGAAGCTACCTGAGGGATCCAAAATTCACCTTGTGTTTCATGTATCATTATTGAAGAGGAAGGTAGGGGAAAATGCAACTCCTGTGCTCCAACTACAAAACCTGGATGGGAAGGGTCACTTGAGGGTGAAGCCAACAGCTATTCTAGATCACAGAATCATCAAGATGAGGAATGCAGCAGCAGTACAATGGCTCATCCACTGGTGGGGGACCACACTAGCTGAGGCCACCTAG